In a genomic window of Sporohalobacter salinus:
- a CDS encoding tyrosine phenol-lyase: MGNYPAEPFKIKAVENIEMTTKEDRKEAIKEAGYNTFLLDSDDVYIDLLTDSGTSAMSDEQWASLMIGDEAYAGSNNWYKLEEAVKEVYGFDYVVPTHQGRGAENLLSQIMIEEGDYIPGNMYFTTTKAHQELNGGTFVDVIIDEGHQSVADHPFKGNVDLEKYKDLIDEVGADKIPYICVAVTVNMAGGQPVSMDNLRKVKEISERNSIKVMYDATRCVENAYFIKKNEEGYQDKSIAEILKEMMSYADGCTMSGKKDCLVNIGGFLAMDEEDLYQEATQLVVVYEGMPTYGGLAGRDMEAMATGIYESVNYEYIEHRVEQVQYLGNKLDEAGVPIIKPIGGHAVFIDAKEFLPHLSQDELPAQALAAAIYVDSGVRSMERGVVSAGRDEDGSHHYPKLETVRLTIPRRVYTYAHMDVVADSVINLYENRKNIKGLKFVYEPPVLRFFTSRFEPIE; this comes from the coding sequence ATGGGTAATTATCCAGCTGAACCATTTAAAATTAAGGCAGTAGAAAATATAGAAATGACTACAAAAGAAGATAGAAAAGAAGCAATAAAAGAAGCAGGATATAATACATTCTTACTTGATTCAGATGATGTGTATATTGATTTATTAACAGATAGCGGGACTTCTGCAATGAGCGATGAACAATGGGCGTCATTAATGATTGGTGATGAAGCTTATGCTGGAAGTAATAATTGGTATAAATTAGAAGAGGCTGTAAAAGAGGTATATGGGTTTGATTATGTAGTACCTACTCATCAAGGTAGAGGGGCAGAAAATTTATTATCTCAGATAATGATTGAAGAGGGAGATTATATCCCTGGGAATATGTATTTTACAACTACTAAAGCCCATCAAGAATTAAATGGTGGAACATTTGTAGATGTTATTATTGATGAAGGCCATCAATCTGTAGCTGATCATCCTTTTAAAGGAAATGTAGATTTAGAGAAATATAAAGATTTGATAGATGAAGTAGGAGCAGATAAGATTCCTTATATTTGTGTTGCTGTTACTGTCAATATGGCTGGTGGGCAGCCAGTGAGCATGGATAATCTCAGAAAAGTAAAAGAAATTTCAGAAAGAAACAGCATAAAGGTAATGTATGATGCTACACGTTGCGTAGAAAATGCTTACTTTATTAAAAAGAATGAAGAAGGGTATCAAGATAAATCAATAGCAGAGATACTCAAAGAGATGATGAGTTATGCTGATGGTTGCACAATGAGCGGCAAAAAAGATTGTTTGGTTAATATTGGTGGTTTCCTGGCTATGGATGAGGAAGATTTATATCAGGAGGCAACTCAATTAGTAGTTGTATATGAAGGAATGCCTACTTATGGTGGATTAGCTGGAAGAGATATGGAAGCAATGGCTACAGGAATTTATGAATCTGTAAATTATGAGTATATTGAACATAGGGTTGAACAAGTACAGTATTTAGGAAATAAATTAGATGAAGCAGGAGTTCCTATTATCAAACCTATAGGTGGGCATGCAGTATTTATAGATGCTAAAGAGTTTTTGCCACACCTTTCTCAAGATGAACTTCCTGCTCAAGCTTTAGCTGCTGCAATATATGTTGATTCTGGAGTAAGAAGCATGGAACGAGGAGTTGTTTCAGCAGGAAGGGATGAAGATGGAAGCCATCATTACCCAAAATTAGAAACAGTTAGATTGACCATTCCAAGAAGAGTATATACTTATGCTCATATGGATGTAGTTGCAGATTCAGTAATTAATCTTTATGAAAATCGAAAAAATATCAAGGGATTAAAATTTGTATA
- a CDS encoding DUF4198 domain-containing protein: MKKICSILMLSLILVLSITVVVSAHFQMILPSDDIVMQGDKREINLDLIFTHPMAASHTMDMKKPQKFGVLHKGNKKNLLNTLKSTKIMNGKAFETSYQLRGFGDFVFYLEPAPYWESADEVYITQYTKVVVNSMGVTSDWDKEVGMKAEIVPLTRPYGLWTNNIFKGVVKKNGKPVPYAEIEVEYFNEGKFPKLKGDEVTKLPNAAYTSQTIKADKNGVFTYAMPKSGWWGFAALMKGKPIDGKDHELGAVMWVKTKNMK; this comes from the coding sequence ATGAAAAAAATCTGTTCAATTTTAATGTTAAGTTTAATTTTAGTATTAAGTATTACAGTAGTAGTTTCCGCTCACTTTCAAATGATTTTACCTTCTGACGATATAGTCATGCAAGGAGACAAAAGAGAAATAAATTTAGATCTTATCTTTACTCATCCAATGGCCGCTTCACATACTATGGATATGAAAAAGCCACAAAAATTTGGCGTCTTACATAAAGGTAACAAAAAGAATCTACTAAATACTTTAAAATCAACAAAGATAATGAATGGCAAAGCCTTTGAAACATCTTATCAGCTTAGAGGCTTTGGAGACTTTGTCTTCTATCTCGAACCAGCACCTTATTGGGAATCTGCTGATGAAGTTTATATTACTCAATATACAAAAGTAGTCGTCAACTCTATGGGAGTAACCAGTGACTGGGATAAAGAAGTTGGTATGAAAGCAGAAATTGTTCCTCTAACTCGTCCTTATGGTCTATGGACTAATAATATTTTTAAAGGAGTAGTCAAAAAGAATGGAAAACCAGTTCCTTACGCTGAAATTGAAGTAGAATATTTTAATGAAGGTAAATTTCCTAAGCTAAAAGGAGATGAAGTAACTAAGTTACCAAATGCTGCTTATACCAGCCAAACCATTAAGGCAGATAAAAATGGTGTCTTTACTTATGCTATGCCTAAATCAGGCTGGTGGGGCTTCGCAGCTTTGATGAAAGGCAAACCGATTGATGGTAAAGACCATGAACTAGGAGCTGTTATGTGGGT